In the Quercus lobata isolate SW786 chromosome 5, ValleyOak3.0 Primary Assembly, whole genome shotgun sequence genome, one interval contains:
- the LOC115991448 gene encoding stem-specific protein TSJT1-like codes for MLAVFEKAIGNPPEELKLPSMGLETMKSRQDIVDIVRSLWPDSTVYSLANWNFMASSHENESPSQPRSIVVTDDIFCIITGALENTTELRRHYGLSRQATDAMVIVEVYKVLRDRAPYPSDQVIKDLEGKFAFILFDARSGTLFIARDREGCIELHWGITGDGSLVCCNDLNITREACGKSCAPFPPGCIFMNGSGLTSFDHPLYKVRATACEDDNGLICGVMFQVDLYTRLPSIPRTGSAANWAENAAVPGEENI; via the exons ATGTTGGCTGTTTTTGAGAAAGCAATAGGGAACCCACCAGAGGAGCTGAAGCTTCCTTCAATGGGGTTAGAAACTATGAAATCCCGGCAAGATATAGTTGATATTGTTCGGTCATTGTGGCCAGACTCCACGGTTTACAGCCTTGCAAATTGGAATTTTATGGCTTCATCACATGAAAATGAAAGTCCATCACAGCCCAG GTCTATTGTAGTCACAGATGATATCTTCTGCATTATTACTGGGGCTCTAGAGAACACAACTGAACTAAGACGACATTATGGTCTTTCAAGACAAGCCACAGATGCCATGGTTATAGTTGAAGTTTATAAGGTTCTAAGAGATCGAGCACCCTACCCATCTGATCAAGTCATTAAAGATCTTGAAGGAAAATTTGCATTCATTCTCTTTGATGCTAGATCTGGAACACTTTTTATAGCCCGG GATCGTGAAGGATGCATAGAACTTCATTGGGGAATAACCGGTGATGGATCCTTGGTTTGCTGCAATGATCTCAATATTACAAGAGAGGCCTGTGGAAAATCTTGTGCACCTTTTCCTCCTG GGTGCATTTTCATGAATGGAAGTGGGCTTACAAGCTTTGATCATCCACTTTACAAGGTTCGAGCAACTGCTTGTGAAGATGACAATGGCCTCATTTGTGGAGTCATGTTTCAGGTGGACTTGTACACAAGGCTCCCTAGCATTCCACGCACTGGAAGTGCAGCAAATTGGGCAGAAAATGCTGCTGTCCCTGGGGAAGAAAATATCTGA
- the LOC115990452 gene encoding putative glycine-rich cell wall structural protein 1, with protein MEAKAMILHSLRLCVGLKEVNAPYSTHLKEYGQWSWGNGGGGGSIGFSPSGISGTIFGPRSGQGSGVGVDAGPGGSGGQASGSAGGGTSSTGSGSSSDSGKVKGHEGSSNGADSGSGSSGSGFDTGSRSGGGYVSWGTIPLVGLPGFGSGLDGPPLCTLVSLLEFGSIKLYVDCGNYTPVFGSIKVHDGEDLSGLKGSLMEALARIQDIINHHHDQKHTTTEDAIAPESG; from the exons ATGGAAGCCAAGGCAATGATCTTGCACTCACTAAGACTATGTGTTGGTTTGAAGGAAGTCAATGCCCCATACTCTACAC ATTTGAAGGAATATGGTCAATGGTCATGGggaaatggtggtggtggtggcagcaTTGGGTTTAGTCCAAGTGGGATTAGTGGTACTATCTTTGGTCCTCGTAGTGGTCAGGGTTCTGGGGTTGGTGTAGATGCTGGACCTGGTGGTTCTGGGGGTCAAGCTAGTGGTTCAGCTGGAGGTGGAACTAGTAGTACTGGTTCTGGTTCTAGTTCTGACAGTGGAAAAGTTAAAGGTCATGAAGGTTCTAGCAATGGTGCAGACAGTGGTTCTGGTTCTTCTGGTAGTGGTTTTGACACTGGGTCTAGAAGTGGTGGTGGTTATGTGAGTTGGGGGACAATCCCATTGGTAGGTCTTCCTGGTTTTGGCTCTGGATTGGATGGCCCACCGCTATGCACATTAGTGAGTCTTCTTGAATTTGGTTCAATTAAACTGTACGTTGATTGTGGGAACTATACACCTGTGTTTGGTTCAATTAAGGTCCATGATGGTGAGGATCTTAGTGGCCTAAAGGGTTCACTCATGGAAGCACTGGCAAGGATTCAGGACATAATTAATCATCACCATGATCAAAAGCACACTACTACTGAGGATGCCATAGCCCCAGAGTCAGGGTAG